Part of the Benincasa hispida cultivar B227 chromosome 11, ASM972705v1, whole genome shotgun sequence genome, aattataaaaaagaaaaagaaaaaaaatatacttaaCAGACAAAGATACAAGCGTAGGGTTAATTTGGTAATTCAAACTAAGAGGATAGAATATTTTCTAATATTCTCATAAGTAAATTTAAATACGGATGGACCCTAAAACTAGGAGGATCGAGATGCCTTGATCCGTCGGCAGACCTTCTTCCACGTCCTGGATTTGGATAACAGCCGTTGATTGAAAACTAACTGCCAAATTTCTCTGTTAACTACAGGTGAAATCTATAACCGCCGAAGGATTTATGTTAATtactcgaaaaaaaaaaaatatacatatatatatatatgtgataagacTTAGCTTACTATTTAAAATCTTTAGGGATTGCGTTAGGCAAAGCTGTGGAGAGATTTCTTTTGTTTCGGAATTCAAGTTGAGGCCATCATATGGATTCCTCTGTAAATCAAGCTTTGCTTTAGGCCTTAGGGTTTATACGAATCTGCCATATAGCTTCAAGGTATTGCCATTTCTGATTTGTCCTCTGAAATTATCCAAGTCGCTCCCGATTCTGTTTAATGTCCGGTGATCGTTGTTCTTTACTTTCTTGCGTGATCTCTGTTTGATAGTTTCTTAATCTTCCGAGTGATGATGAATTCTGATTACTCATGAAGAAACATCTTCGATTCTTGATCACTCAATTATGAAGTTAATGGCGCgcagaagagaaagaagaagaaagaaaaggaaaatcggCCGGAGACGTTATCGATCCTTTTGATTCGTTATTGACATGACGTTATCGATTCTATCTGGAAAAAGCCTCTCAATGAATGCCAACTCGATCTGCAATCTTGTTTCTATGATTGGAGATATTTGGATTCCGGCTTCCAACTCTATCCAGGTATGATTACTAACCTTTTCCCCTCCCCTCAGTTTATGAGATTTCTTCAAATATTCTTATTATAATTAAGATTTAGCGTTGAAACTAGATCAAGAATCTAACTAACGAGACTAATTCCAAAAAAACATATATGTTCAGCCTTGTTTTTATGTAATCCACACTCTTTTCAAAGACTCTTTCAATTCCTACCCTTACTTTCATATGGAAGCGGATTAATCTCGGTTTACATAATAATGAATGATTACTGTTTCCTTTTAAAAGCGATGGCAAGGGGGAAAGTAATTCAGTTCTTGCTTTCAAGGGATTGCGGcgaggatttgaatgaagtcaCTGAATCATTCTTGATACGGATACAGAGGAAGGAGGTTCCTCATTTTCGTCTCAACGATGAAACGTGTATGTGCACATACAAACCCGTCTCTAATTTCTAAAGGAGGTTCCTCATAAATGTATGTTGGTGCAGTGTAATGTTGTGAAGAATTGAACACAATTTGAGGGTAGTTGGTTGGGGCATTACTATGATAAAATGTACATAAAACGACCTTTGCCATGACGGGTGCGCTTGCTTGGCAGGTCAAAAACTTCAATAAAAGTATCATTGTTTCGTGTGTTTGGGGGAGGAGATGACACGGGCACtttactctttttttcttttgcccGACTCTCCTCCCCTATGCTCTGAGTGTGTCTCTCTCTCCCTCTACTTTTGCTTCTATTTATTACGTCTCCATTGCCATTGCATTTACAATAATGGGGTTCTTTAACtatcatttttcaatttcagttgggtctttttagtttttattccACATTAACTTATGTAATTTATTCCTATTTCCCACTGTCCTTACCTGTTATTTTTCAAGGCATGGACTCCctttttgtaattaataaaataacaattcttcttcttttgaccCGTCTTTCTCCGtctcattctctctctctctctctctctctctcattaatTAGACTAAACTTATAATAATAATTGGACTAAACTTTCTTATCTCATTAAATTGTAATTTTAtcattacttttctttttcttaaaaaaaaaaaaggtctttCACAATAAAGTTAATgacaaataaaaattttcaagatCTAGAGGTGTAATTTATGAAgttctaatttattttcttaaatagaaagaaaaaaatgaaagaaatatcTTTGACCAAACCAATTCCTTCTTTTTGATCTTTGAGCTCCTTTGCTTTCTTTCCTTTGATGTCTGCAAATGAGAACGATCCTGAGTTACAATTGAAGCAGTATTCACAAAATATATAGACACACAACAACTAGCAATGTAAGAAATTTTCAACTTGCGTGCAATGTCTTTTCGGTGAGATTCCTATCATATCTCTCCGGCCTATTGCGCTTCCTCTCAATAGAAAGTTTGGGAGAAGAAATGAGAAAGTTTGTActtaatactttttaaaataggataatactttttaaatttgggaGGGTGAAGGGATAATAAAAGTGTAACAAGAAATGAGAAGACAAAGACAATATCACTAAGTTGGATTTCTCTCGGGCCAACAAGAGGGttgagccccttgttcaagacctggatcattcttttatccctaaatcgggtggGGATGAATTTGTTTTGTACCCtaatgtccctagctatctacccgatattacccttgaaatgggagattTATTGAATTGGTGCTATGCAAGTCTAAGGATAATCGAGATCGAGTTATCTaagtcatctaagtgaaatagccagtcttaaaaagtaaacaacgttataaagtaagagtgacttattttttggaTCTTAAgaaaactcattacataggacgtccccactcctcatgtcacctcAACTTCAGATCGCATCTAATAGCCTtgctagaataaggcacccaaatttgttcgtatactatagaccgtttttggctatttactcaaacttatccatctttatatctccacataaagttgtattcatataatagccatagatcgaaaaaaatgttgaataatatctttattgataatagaatatgtttaactttataaacggtgagttttaggacatacaatccaacacttttcaagtgtttcgaATTTATGATGCACTAGGTAAATATggtcataccttgaataataatCAACGAAGTTGATGGAATATTCATATCTTACTCTaattttaacattcatcagacttCAAAGGTCTAAATACACGGTTCTttagctctaagaccttttctagaaaaaaaagcttttagtcattttaccctcaagacaagattctaactgatttagttcttcaccaatctctcaatcatgtttcttattttgagtctcagttgttttaaatatctctatattcaaaacagTTTTTatctcagttggttttaacatgtgcaagttatttttttaattttgcaaaacaaattttgatatcttttgaagtaatgaacacttcattattttcaaaagaaactttgtagTTTTGTTCTAGTAAACATGAGgcaaatattaaattcctttttttagaaagaatgtaataaatatttcaagtaaaatgtatttatctcttataaataacttcatatctccaaCTGTTTTAGCTTAAACAACCTCCCCAGTCTTTACTTTAAAGGTTGTTTTGCTTCTATTAATTgcctccaggaacttgttttgATTAGCGGCacttgaatctattatccaggtttttttatcgttttccactaagcatATTTTGATGACAAGCAAATCGTATTTACTCTGTCATTCGACTTTTGCAATCTCATCTATATAGTTTAAAACTTTAAATGAGATGGGAGATAAAGGACATTCCTTTTGAGCCATCATTTGCTAGTAATTTTCATGTtgaattattattactattaactAAAGTGGAAGCAAGTATTATAGAAGAATTCGATATgctgaaattttaaacaaaatattattagtAAATTAcaactaaatccaaatcaagtttTCGTAAAagataataatgtacccatagtCATTTTTTGTTTGCAACGATATTAttgtgagtcagaataagtgctaccaaggggcagtcaaatactccttcactaaagtaaAACTTTTTTGGCTAATACTATCTttagaataacttttattcctatagtcatttagttaccgttttcggtcagaaattactaacacttagtaattttgtaagtgtaacccctccattttcagacttcAGAGGTTCGTCCCAACGATGTTAtcgaattggaaagtcaaggttgggaatggacctaagaaattctattcattttttgagtttgaattgtttcaaatcctatattacaaccctctgaggggatagccttcgttaaacgactagcaagggctGCCTAAAGCTAATtagtaggcgcaacataggaatctcacggtccaccAACGAAAGAGACCGCATGACACGTTGACACatattcttcacccacttactatgaactacttccccccaTTTACCTTAATCTTGACTCGTACAAATACTTTCTGAATGATTATACGAAGCGTTGCATGGacctcatggtgtgaactttctagggacgtgagagttgaaatcaatatatcatatatttcattttacaatgaacaattttcttttattcaccTTGAtgttgactcatgcaaacacttttcgaatggaggtcactcctagggtgacatgaagtgTCGTATGAACCTCACGATATGAACTCTTTAGAGACgtgagaattaaaatcaaaacgtcgtgtatttgattttactgtgaacaaagaattaaaatcaaaacgtcgtatatttgattttactgtgaacaacttcccctattcacctagttcttgattcatgcaaacactttccaaatagAGCAGTCGGGGTATAATCGACATGAAGCGAAGCTTGAATCTCTATGAACACTCAtagggacgcgagagctaaaaacaacatattgtatatgttattactCTCCCACTGAAGCGTtttaacaacatatcatatacgtcATTAAAtttccactgaagtgttctaacaacATGTCATACATGTTATTACACtcctactgaagtgttctacaatttgtttgggtatatttatactcaGGTTTatttcggctaattaaacaaccctaagtctatgtgttttatccaagtataaagcttataaatggattttaacctacgatttctaggtgataaaccgttttattacctcacactaTTCACATACACTTATAAAACTGGTTAATAatactcaattattcggccataatcccaggtaggaggtattccataaaccgtcaacttaaaaacctctAGCCTTAGACTGGATTATGTAcgggttgagtttgtaaccatgatttataagataacaatctattttaactattaaacaaGTCTTTAACCTACATAAGCATAcaatttatctttgttatggattttaatgtctaattcaattttataataacttataaaATTAGACATGTTTTGTATCCATAACTtcaacaaaggcattcaacatttaatataacacttatattaaacaaaagaaaccctaaacatgcatactatatattataactctttataacatatatccaacgcatgtaacatgctttttatggtgggattttaaatctacatgacatacaatatgcacatatatgttttaatttaaatataacatacatcacatgcataaatatttaaacatcactgatatggttcaactttggcatcctaagcaagcaataataactaaattattacaaaaaaaaggtATAAAAACAGCTTCAATTCTGCATAAATCGACCCAAACTGTCCGAATCGGACCTCCAGAGCTTCAAAAGATGTTGAACCAGACTAAACTGGGCTTAACGGGACCAGAAGAAGCCAGACCGGTCGAACCGGTCACCTCCTACGTAAACTGGCTCATAGACGTGCACTGTTCTTGGCTAGGATGAACAACGTGATACTGCatcccagcgttgcaacgctattcaTTATTATGCccgaagcattgcaacgcttgaTGAATAGCATCGTGACGCTGATGGACAGAAGCTTTAGTCCAGAAATCTACAGCTCAATCACGCTTGCTTCTCACTTCGATTACAggttaatttcaactctattgatTTCAACTAAATTAGACTCTAGAACACACGTacaagctcatcaaacaagatcCAATTACATATTTAACTtgggaatcaaagagaaatctaaagCCAAAGTTAATAAAAACACCATATCAGTCCCCAAACACGCAAtcatagaaattcacccaccaaactcaaattaatgttaattgagcacttaaatcatgctctgataccaattgatggattatataagcatgcaatgaaaGCAatcagaatcattaagcactctaattacacttaatttgagttctaaaagtatGTAAAACAGGTTTTTCAATAAAGAGGGTTTCAAAATTGATACCTTTAAAGAATTCTCCAAATCTAAGTTGCTTCTCATGAATTTTGAACTTCAAAATCATAGTGAACCactaagagatcttctctactattttcaaccttgaatttaaatggtggaactcaagattgaagtgaaaTGTCAAAGGTTGGTAAGGGTTTTTGAGAGGATGATGAATTTCTACAGATTTCTCTAAAATCCAGCAGCCAAATCACATTACATTTATGAATTTAGAGAGTTTTATGTGATATTCACATGAAGCACTAATGTTTACAACAATCTATAAATTAATGGCCTAGGTGTTTGGATTGAGAAGATGACAACTCACAAGCTAAAATTGTAGAAAAAAACCACTAACTTAATCCAATCTTCCAatttccattttgattttagttaatttaaaattaattaaatctaaaaaataaaattcaatttctcaaatagaataaaaaatggaaattatatttgattttaattaattaaataataatttaatatcaaatattaaattaatcaaacacctaattttaaacattaatcctatttatgtaattaatatttaaatattataaactctccaattttgtttaattttgataaattaaacgttcaattatatcaaatataattattcaaaccctatttgcaatttaaacacttcaaattgaaaccctaaattcaatttgaacatttcaaattgaaaccctaaattcaatttgaacatttcaaattgaaattcaatttgaacacttgaaattgaaatcatttcaaattcactcaatttactaattcaagatgttcatgttttacgagctagtagagggatcttatagacctacagatctgagctccaacgatttgatacccttacctttgaagacaaatcttcaagaatcccttaAACTAGAAACGGGCACTACCACGATGGCGACCTTGGCATTCTCAGGTAAAGAACCCAGGAGTTGTAGGCTTTGACTATTTTTGAATGAGGGAATGAATTGAGAGAAGAGAGGAGGATGAGGAATTGTTATTGATCTCTAAGAACAAAATCCACATAACGTTTTTGTCACACTACCTACGTGAGAGTAGAGAAAAGAGGggaagagagttgtaactccctccctcatttgaatttaaaataacatttaatataaataaataaatatatatattaaattgtatgttatatttaatataatatataacctatagtttcttttcactttcatatgacatttaatataaatcacatttatattaaatttaaaaattatgaattcaattcatataattaatattggaatcttattcaaatatttatttcctctcacaaatactataatgtatcaaatacattataataattatatcatatatagttaaaataacttaattatatcatatataattaaatcccttaATTAATCTGAACAatccaaattaatccaaaaacttattctcatttaattctattgagctaccaagggacctcatggacctgtaacttgaagctcaacgatacatgaataattaataaaactctttaattaaattattcaccatccgtcaACTGttggacacttcactaaagaccgacaactacacacttcgcactacagatatttttctgcaatagtacgataaccctttacaaattgctcgcaagtacagttgggctaaataaataccattttgcccctatagttacatctaactccttaaataccacttatccctccaatgaacaatagatcattaAACCCCTTTTGGGCCagagagtgtggcgccacattgttcaagccccaaaattagcccttaagagagtaatttatctactgaCCTCGGGGAAgggtgaattccttcttgtgtagttgtgttcccaactccctaattagacgaatcctcaaaatagtaggcttattgggttggcgatctggccacatTCACCAATAGaaatcaaatgaccgctctcataagcaagagttgataactcactcaggattcaggccatgttacctatggtcatcctagtgaaatgtaagtctatattatgaacggcgttatataatgagactaaacatttcgtggtccagtcttatacaaactctataAAATAttctcgctcacatgtctatacatgaatgattaggatcagatcatttgtagcactttacaacaattctcgctcacatgtctatacataaaTGTctagactaaacatttcgtggtccagtcttatacttTCAGATGAAGTGACCCGATGATAGTTTTGGACTTCCTGTACAATAAACTCTATCAGTTTTTCTTCCTCAACTACTACAGGGTTTCTGAAGACATGCCTCTGTATGacattttaaatgaatttcaaaagggCCATAGTCACATTGCTGTGGTATTCAAGAAACATGGTCACCAATCTGAAACATTGCTGAAAAAAGGTGACGATGTGCAAAGCAGTGATTTACTGTGAACTGGATAAATGAAGAAAGTAAATGTATACAGTGTTTGGAATcacatcaattttaaaattgttgtgTATGCTATCTATTTACTAGTGGCtcacaattaaaaataatatgcaTCTCCTTTGGACCTTCACACGCATTCCATCGTTCAagagttttattgttttttaaatataaaattctattttaattttaaacttacGCTGCTTCAAAGAGGTAAAGATAAGttgttttaattctttcatcttgtttctctttcctttttccCCCCTGAAGATTTATACGGAGGAAAACATCCTTTGTTTTCAGATCTGGAATGCACagatttttaattcaaattttcttcaccaaaaactactttttatcAGTTCAGATTATTCTATcaattttaagatttaattaGTTTCTTCTATaatgttttctaaatttttattgtCCTTCAAAATCTTGAGTTACATGAATCAAATTGATGCTAACTGAACGTGACTATTCAAATCCAAATGTAtgtgaaatgaaataaaaactaCAAATATGAAAGATGACAATTTAATAGTTGAAATAAGTTTCTTCAAACACATCTTCACATAGTTTCCACTATTTATgcgaaatttaatatttagttcTTATCCtatataaattcatatttttttattcaaatttattgGATCACATGAATAAATCTATATGCATATGGGTGTTACTCGAAATAGTAGATGTGAAAAATCACAATTTAGAAATTAGAGACGGGTTTGTATGTGCATATCCTTGCGCAAAAACCACCTCTAACAATTAAGATTTGTTTCCCTTTAAACAATTAACTAACTTTCTATTGATGGAGTTCTCAAGAAAACGTAAAACTTTCTAATTGTTGGAtgaaaagggaagaaaagagTTCAAAGATAAAAACTACAATTGGACTAAAAAGGGCTAAACAACCAACATGAAGTATGTACAATAATCTCGAGGTCATAGGTTCAAGAAAAAAACCAAAAGCACAAACAAACTCATTCTTCCATACGCTGATTTTGCTCTGCTTGTGATGGTACCACCTTGACTTTGATCTTTGGAAGGGTGAGGGAAGGATCCTCCTTGAGAGCAGAAGGTGCTTTGACCAAACTGATGCTTTGATCCAATTCCTTCTGTGCCTCGCCAAGCTCCTTTGCTTTCTTTCCTTGATGTCTGCAAATGAGAACGATCCCGAGTAACAACCAAAGAAATATTCACAAAATATATAGACACACAACAATTAGCAATGGAAGAAATTTTCAACCTGCGTGCAATGTGTCTCGATTCCCTATTGGCTCTGACTTTATCGATCTTCTTAATAGCCTTCAATGTCTCTTCGGTGAGATTCCTGTCATATCTCTCCGGCCTATTGCGCTTCCTCTCAAACTCAAAAGTCGAGTCCTGGATAATAAAAATGCAACCAGAATTGAGAAGACGGACAATAGAAAGTTTGTCTAACAAAAACCCATTTGCTCTACAAATAAATGAGGCTTACCTGTGTCATATCCTTTCCATGCAATCTCCTGTAAGCCTTAGTCCATTTTACTTTACGAGGATTTCTCTTCATCTTGAAGTTCTTGTGGCATTTTGACCGACAAAATCTAAAAATCTACAGAGAAAATCATATTAGGAAATAGGCACAAGGGGCTCCCCGCCACCCCATCACTAATTTAGAAGCCCAACAAGAACAATAATCTAATTCTATAGCCTAAACTATGCATCACAAACAGGCCAAGATAGAACAGAACAATTTTGTCTTGTTGATCAGTAAGTATTGGATGAGATTGACAGCTAAAGGAGACATTTACTGCAAGCAAATACATAGAAGGAATGAGTAGAACAAGGCATACAAATCATAAAAGTTCACAACCTACGTCTTACCGTCGCATCGTTGCGAACAAACTGAATACCATGTCCTGGATATATTGTGGAGGAACAGAACCAACACTTCTCTAACCTCATTCTTTTCTTTAGCAAATAACAAAGCCTAAATTTCCTGCAACAGAAGGCACGGACAAGAGATAATCAAATGAACTGCAACTCATACGTTCAGAAGATCAATTGGAACAAGAAAAATCTCTATAATGTGTTTCTAttatttctatttattatttcaatCTATTTACTTTTCTAATTTGTTAGGTATATATTCTtagtattatgttttcattaAGACTAGTTTGAAGAAGAAATCcaataaagaaaacaaacagTTCTTCACTTTCTTCTCCGTGGGTGAAGAGAATAAACCAACATAAcccaacaaaacaaaaaataaaacctTGAATACATAATCTTCTGATTTATTTGTATACTTCTTACATTTCTGTATGTCTTTCTAGATTTGTTGTATCATTTCTCTTGGAATCACATGCATACGTAACCCCACAGTACTTACAAGCAGCCCTAGGATATTTAGGATCACATCCTTCTACTTTAATAAAATGTTCCCATGCCGAGAAGTTGGTTTaattggttttctttttcctaacAATCTTATTGGACTAGAACCACTTTGATTTGAAGTCTCATTCACAAACAATGAATTCAtcctatgaaaaataaaatttaaattaaacacactACTAAATTTAATAATCTTTAGTTGTTAGCATCAACTATAAATAGGCTAATATCAATCAACAGCCAATAAAGTCATGTTGTGATCAATAGCTGCAACGATATAATGTAGTGGTGAAGAATGTAAAGATTATGGTGAAATATGAAACCCCAATTCTCACCAAAAGCTACCACTACCATCCAATCTAGCTCTCATCTTCAAGAACaagaataaaaaactaaaagagTAAGTTTCCTTGGCAAAGTCAGAATCAAACTGACTATATCAAGCCAACAtaaacataagaaaaaaaatcaaacatggGGAAAAAATGGCAAATATCCCTGAGATTAtaaaagtcatttcccaatTAGTTCATACCCACTAGAACATAAATGTTGAGGACAAAAGAAACTCCTAAAGTCCTTCATATAACATTCTGTTTCTTGAGACTGATTCAAGGCTTCCCCCGTTTTCTTTCTCACATTCTTTACTTCtttcttttaaaactcaaaaatGCCTTTTACTTGCATTGTATATCAGAGATTCAGGAGCTTAACTAAAGTTTAAGGATTGAGTTCTTATAAATTTGGAAACACAATGACAAAATTGTTACAAACTTAAGATCGGGgccattaaattttaaatatactttTCCATAGGCAAAGAGGAAATTGATAATGCAAGGTTCAAAAGTTTTCACCCTGCCATTTTCTCTTCACAAAATAATTCAAGCAACTGTCTCATCTCTCATAAAAAGGAATAAGCTATCTTCATGTTAATTTTTTCTGATAGCAGTTAAATTCAAGCAATG contains:
- the LOC120091538 gene encoding probable ribosome biogenesis protein RLP24 isoform X2 produces the protein MRLEKCWFCSSTIYPGHGIQFVRNDATIFRFCRSKCHKNFKMKRNPRKVKWTKAYRRLHGKDMTQDSTFEFERKRNRPERYDRNLTEETLKAIKKIDKVRANRESRHIARRHQGKKAKELGEAQKELDQSISLVKAPSALKEDPSLTLPKIKVKVVPSQAEQNQRMEE
- the LOC120091538 gene encoding probable ribosome biogenesis protein RLP24 isoform X1 — its product is MKDFRSFFCPQHLCSSGKFRLCYLLKKRMRLEKCWFCSSTIYPGHGIQFVRNDATIFRFCRSKCHKNFKMKRNPRKVKWTKAYRRLHGKDMTQDSTFEFERKRNRPERYDRNLTEETLKAIKKIDKVRANRESRHIARRHQGKKAKELGEAQKELDQSISLVKAPSALKEDPSLTLPKIKVKVVPSQAEQNQRMEE